The DNA window GTCGAAATGGATTATTGGGTCAAAAATTATCAATTGGCACTTTGGCAACAATATATCTGGGtcatgagaaaataaaataataataatgataattaataataacaatagtagtaattctttcaaaaattctttcttccttttgtaGTTGCATtctattttaaaagtaattagaTTTTATCTCGTGTAGAACTTAAATTCTGCGTTATTGACCCcaaataataatacaatataaaaatgaaCCACAATTCTTATTGTAATATCATTTTGATCATTCGTGATTAATTtgcaacaaaaagaattattggctccaaccactttttgataaacaaaaatatataaaacacaTTTTAATTTCTAGACAACacttatctaattttttattattattattattgttattattattattatccaaaATGCATTGTTTGCTAATAGAGTGATTTTTGGAATCCAATCAGTCCATCTCAATCCAGAAAAGCCCACAAATTAAATCAGAAGTTAAATAATAGAATTATACTTAATTACTTCAGCTAAAAGGAAAACAAATACTGACGCGTCTATTATAGCAGGCAGTGAGAATCAGAAACCTGCCACATGTATTTCGCCTGTTTCAATATTAGGCGTCAAACTCAGAGTTTTGACACATAAGTTCCTCACattatagaaaaaatttgaattcgtCACCGTAGCATTACCCGTCTTCTTAAATAACAGTCAGGGGCCCGATCTATATTAGGGGCACAAATAGAAATAGGTAGCTAATagcttaaataattaaaaaaaaattctaaacaatGTAATCTGATAGTAATTATGACCAATCAAACTACGTAAATGACCATATAACATAATAATCTagcaatgaaattaaaacagtATTGTTTAAGAAATGAATTCTTGTTTGTAttgaaaagaagagaaacctaCAAAGCATGAAAATGGGGTTTAATCTTGAGGTTTCATGGCAGGGAAAAGAAGAACTTCCTGTGAAGCAAAAGGAATGAAGATGGTAAGTGGAtgcaaaaaggagaaaaagaaaaaacagtaATCTTGATACTGAATGAACCTTAATATTTTGCGAGTCCGTCAACAACATGGTGAGTCGATCAATCCCCAAACCCCAACCACCAGTTGGAGGCAGACCATACTCGAGAGCCGTACAGAAGGTTTCATCTAAGGCCATTGCTTCATCATCACCGGATTGCCGATCCTGAAATAAAGAAGAGGCACACATAAAATGAATATGGTTATTCGTATGCAAAAACAATTATGAAAACAGTTTGAGTGGAGAACCATTTCAGCACATTATAATTGCATCATATACCATAACCAACCTTCAATTGTTCAGCAAATCTCTGACGTTGTACTACAGGATCATTCAACTCAGTATATGCATTGCAGAGCTGGAAATAAAcagaaaaactttgaaaacagGGCATATATTCATTCATTTACATCTAAGTAATAATTGTTGAAATCTTACTTCATGTTTGTTCACAAATAATTCAAAACGTTCGGTCAGGCCTGGTTTAGATCTGTGCCACTTTGCTAAGGGACTCATGATCTCAGGATGATTTATGATGAATGTGGGATTGACACACGTTTCTTCCAAAAAGTGACCCACGAGCTGCAATATGACAAGAAAAACTTTAGGAAAAATGAAGCTACAAGTCCACTTTTCTAAAGTAGGAAAAACTTGAACGATATTATAGTCCAAAAGAACAACTGAAATGAACATGACTTACTTTATCCAACAATCTAGCAGTTGTCTCCGGGGGAGGGCATTTAATGTCATACCGCAAGCAAGCATCCCTCAGATATTTATTAGCTTCCTCACCCGCCAAGTCCTTAGGAATACTTAGGCCTGCCATCTTCTCCAGTCCCTCAATCATATCAATCCTTCTGTAATAACAGGAGAAAGGAAATCAATAAATTCTCAAAATATAAATGGATAGAATCACTGCCATTGATGAATAACAAATTTACACCGGACCTGAAAGGTGGAGTGAAGTCTATTTCAATAGGATCCTTGTCAATCCCGTTCGCATGATATTTGATTTTATAGCTTCCTTTTGTAAGTTCCTTGACCATAcctatttaattttttccacATCATTTGGATGAAACATTACTTATTTAAGATAAGACCCATAATAGCAACCAAAACTGCTAACTTCTTAAAATCTTACCACTCAACATTTGCTCTGTTATCCCCATTACGTCATTGTAGTCCATGTAAGCCATATAAAACTCACATGTAGTGAACTCTGGATTGTGCGTCAAATCTATACCTTCATTTCTAAACTGTTTACCAATTTCATAAACACGATCAAGGCCACCAACAACCAGCTCCTTCAGATAAAGTTCTGGAGCAATTCTCATGAATAATCTCATGTTGAGTTCATTGTGATGAGTGACAAATGGACGAGCTGCTGCTCCACCAGCAATCATATTCATCATAGGTGTTTCAACCTGATAGTAGCCAAAAAATGTAGGTTAAGGAtgggaaaaaataaataaataaaattaaataaaataaaagtgcaGATGGCCTCAGAATAACCAGACAACTAACCTCCAAAAAATCAAGGTTATCTAGGAACCTCCTGATGTAAGCTATGATTTTAGATCTGGTCTTAAATATCTCTCGGACCTCCGGATTCAGCATTAAATCCAAGTGGCGCATACGATATCTTGTTTCCTAATAAACAAAGATAGTTAAATTGGATATTCTATTGTAAAAGAGAACTATGGTTAATCAGTCATTAGTGACATAATTAAGAGAAAGACAGAAACAGGAGATAAAACTTCTTGTTTCAACTTGATGTAAGTAAGAAAAAGTAGAATTCGggatttaaatttgtattttagtgGGAAATTAAGCAAATTTCAGAGGCCCATGTTGTAATATTGAAATTTCTATCAAATTCATTTAAGAATATGATTGATATATTTACTCATTTAGGTGAAAAAGTCAGAATAATATAGTTCGATTTGAAAATGATATCATACATGCAAAACTGAAAAGGGGTA is part of the Arachis duranensis cultivar V14167 chromosome 1, aradu.V14167.gnm2.J7QH, whole genome shotgun sequence genome and encodes:
- the LOC107460245 gene encoding lysine--tRNA ligase, which translates into the protein MASPPPSSSEAAAPTPTPSPSAATAQALGGELSKNALKRELKIRQKEEERKRKEEEKAKKAAETQNAQANKPASADDEDMDPTQYLENRLKYLAAQKAEGINPYPHKFSVTMSISQYIDKYESLEKGEHLEDVSVSLSGRVMVKRPSGSKLVFYDLHGGGFKVQVIADASKSDLGEAGFSKFHSNVKRGDIVGVTGFPGKSKRGELSIFPKTFVVLSHCLHMMPRQKSAAAAADANLMKDPWVPGKTRNPETYILKDQETRYRMRHLDLMLNPEVREIFKTRSKIIAYIRRFLDNLDFLEVETPMMNMIAGGAAARPFVTHHNELNMRLFMRIAPELYLKELVVGGLDRVYEIGKQFRNEGIDLTHNPEFTTCEFYMAYMDYNDVMGITEQMLSGMVKELTKGSYKIKYHANGIDKDPIEIDFTPPFRRIDMIEGLEKMAGLSIPKDLAGEEANKYLRDACLRYDIKCPPPETTARLLDKLVGHFLEETCVNPTFIINHPEIMSPLAKWHRSKPGLTERFELFVNKHELCNAYTELNDPVVQRQRFAEQLKDRQSGDDEAMALDETFCTALEYGLPPTGGWGLGIDRLTMLLTDSQNIKEVLLFPAMKPQD